From Equus asinus isolate D_3611 breed Donkey chromosome 14, EquAss-T2T_v2, whole genome shotgun sequence, one genomic window encodes:
- the PDZD9 gene encoding PDZ domain-containing protein 9 — MDGSIEVGPCGDRTAAQLLGVVAAPPGGQPEGRCPRSPPRLRSPFCASVPAPRSSRVPDSWELDRLQLPLREALLSGLPSRGHEEGLRQKQKSFLFLSEKQISLKIKTSEHKLSKTKETKLTVSSLGLGLIVIQHGPFLQIIHLIKKGAAARDGKLQPGDVLISVGHANVLGYTLREFLQLLQHTTIGTVLEIKVYRDFIDIPQEWEEIHDLIPETKFPVTCTTKETEKAKEDSFKSSDDNEDVVLDKKFKYYKGPRSTGHHTAKTPMSISREWHGYKKKNRTISVGKDINCDVMIHRDHKKEVRAPSPYWTMVKQDNESSSSSSSASDAFWLEDYAQVEKSKGPPVQKLVRQ, encoded by the exons GGTCCATTGAGGTGGGTCCTTGTGGTGACCGCACTGCTGCCCAACTTCTGGGCGTCGTCGCAGCGCCCCCTGGGGGTCAGCCCGAGGGGCGGTGCCCGAGGTCTCCTCCCCGCCTGAGGTCCCCGTTTTGCGCCAGTGTGCCAGCTCCTCGCTCCTCGAGGGTTCCAGACAGTTGGGAGTTGGACCGACTCCAGCTTCCGCTCCGGGAGGCCCTGCTGAGCGGCCTGCCTTCCCGGGGCCATGAAGAAGGCCTCCGCCAAAAGCAGAAAAG cttcctctttttatcagaaaaacaaatcagTCTCAAAATCAAGACATCTGAACACAAGTTGAGCAAAACTAAGGAGACCAAACTCACTGTGAGCAGCCTCGGTTTAGGCCTGATCGTCATCCAGCATGGGCCCTTCCTCCAAATCATCCATCTCATCAAGAAGGGGGCTGCAGCCAGGGATGGAAAACTCCAGCCAG GTGATGTTCTGATTAGTGTTGGCCATGCCAATGTATTAGGATACACTCTTCGAGAATTTTTACAGCTTTTGCAACATACCACCATAGGAACAGTGCTAGAAATCAAGGTTTACCGAGATTTTATTGACATACCCCAAGAATGGGAAGAAATACATGATTTAATCCCTGAGACCAAATTCCCAGTAACATG cacaacaaaggaaactgagaaggcAAAAGAGGACTCTTTCAAAAGCAGTGATGACAATGAAGATGTAGTTttagataaaaaatttaagtattaTAAAGGTCCCCGGTCCACTGGACATCACACTGCAAAGACACCAATGTCTATCTCCAGAGAATGGCATGGATATAAAAAGAAGAACCGTACTATCAGTGTAGGAAAGGACATTAACTGTGACGTGATGATTCACAGAGATCACAAGAAGGAAGTGAGAGCCCCTTCTCCATACTGGACAATGGTGAAGCAAGACAATgaaagctcctcctcctcctcctctgcctcagaTGCATTTTGGCTGGAAGACTATGCCCAGGTTGAAAAGAGCAAGGGTCCACCTGTGCAAAAGTTGGTTAGGCAGTAG